A portion of the Camelus ferus isolate YT-003-E chromosome 16, BCGSAC_Cfer_1.0, whole genome shotgun sequence genome contains these proteins:
- the DRG2 gene encoding LOW QUALITY PROTEIN: developmentally-regulated GTP-binding protein 2 (The sequence of the model RefSeq protein was modified relative to this genomic sequence to represent the inferred CDS: deleted 1 base in 1 codon) gives MGILEKISEIEKEIARTQKNKATEYHLGLLKAKLAKYRAQLLEPSKSASSKGEGFDVMKSGDARVALIGFPSVGKSTFLSLMTSTASEAASYEFTTLTCIPGVIEYKGANIQLLDLPGIIEGAAQGKGRGRQVIAVARTADVVIMMLDATKGEVQRSLLEKELESVGIRLNKHKPNIYFKPKKGGGISFNSTVTLTQCSEKLVQLILHEYKIFNAEVLFREDCSPDEFIDVIVGNRVYMPCLYVYNKIDQISMEEVDRLARKPDSVVISCGMKLNLDYLLEVLWEYLALTCIYTKKRGQRPDFTDAIILRKGASVEHVCHRIHRSLASQFKYALVWGTSTKYSPQRVGLTHTMEHEDVIQIVKK, from the exons ATGGGGATCCTGGAGAAGATCTCCGAGATCGAGAAGGAGATCGCCCGCACGCAGAAGAACAAGG CCACCGAGTATCACCTGGGCCTGCTGAAAGCGAAACTCGCCAAGTACCGAGCCCAGCTCCTGGAGCCGTCCAAGTCAGCCTCGTCCAAAGGCGAGGGCTTCGACGTCATGAAGTCGGGCGATGCCCGCGTGGCGCTGATCGGGTTTCCTTCTGTGGGTAAG TCCACTTTCCTGAGTCTGATGACCTCCACCGCCAGCGAGGCCGCGTCCTATGAATTCACAACCCTGACCTGTATACCCGGGGTCATTGAG TACAAAGGCGCCAACATCCAGCTCCTGGATCTTCCTGGAATCATCGAAGGCGCAGCACAAG GGAAAGGCCGCGGCAGGCAGGTGATCGCCGTGGCACGCACAGCAGACGTGGTCATCATGATGCTGGATGCTACCAAGGGAGAGGTGCAGAG GTCTCTgctggagaaggagctggagtCGGTGGGCATCCGTCTCAACAAGCACAAGCCCAACATCTACTTCAAG cccaaGAAGGGAGGTGGCATCTCCTTTAACTCGACAGTCACGCTGACCCAGTGCTCCGAGAAGCTGGTGCAGCTGATTCTGCACGAGTACA AGATCTTCAAC GCCGAGGTGCTCTTCCGCGAAGACTGCTCCCCAGACGAGTTCATCGATGTGATTGTGGGCAACCGGGTTTACATGCCCTGCTTGTAT GTTTATAACAAAATCGACCAGATCTCGATGGAAGAAGTGGACCGCCTGGCCCGGAAACCCGACAGTGTGGTCATCAG ctgCGGCATGAAGCTGAACCTGGACTACCTGCTGGAGGTGCTGTGGGAGTACCTGGCCCTCACCTGCATCTACACCAAGAAGAGAGGCC AGAGGCCGGACTTCACGGACGCCATCATCCTCCGGAAAGGGGCCTCCGTGGAGCACGTG tGCCACCGCATCCACCGGTCACTCGCCAGCCAGTTCAAGTACGCACTGGTGTGG ggcACCAGCACCAAGTACAGCCCGCAGCGGGTGGGCCTGACACACACCATGGAGCACGAGGATGTCATCCAGATCGTGAAGAAGTAG